One Paramisgurnus dabryanus chromosome 10, PD_genome_1.1, whole genome shotgun sequence genomic region harbors:
- the r3hcc1 gene encoding R3H and coiled-coil domain-containing protein 1, translating into ILCGERSPFLNTLALPCIDGCYLPKQEAAFIHTVLEEIYTFQKRNEQKSVLLFPPLPSRLRFLIHKTIEDHTDLSTFSVGGGWARRTVLCYSHLRLHSEEDCRDAEQISYEPPHHRSNRMGDRFNNRPPENKSNDRRAARRPDKPIYVPRVLRQKVSENSADFEQQNLNPFGNRSEDSTKETLVANPEPEVNGTDQSLDDQEFVLLSSSGSSYFPPAWDQTVSLFTSMTLDDQEDCGNHSLQEPDSEDDEKLYSEIKANLKDEDVVIKDACNNYSGYVTIWLNQNEFSHVIEIYDFPSMFKTDDLLDAFASYSEGGMKIKWIDNTHALGIFSSPSAATQALSLKHPLLKARPLSEGSQKAKWKANRRAEFIQPVKERPRTDTQVARRMVTRALGLRGGSRGRGGSRGQI; encoded by the exons ATCTTGTGTGGAGAAAGATCCCCTTTTTTAAACACCCTGGCTCTTCCCTGCATTGATGGCTGTTACCTCCCAAAACAAGAGGCTGCTTTTATTCACACAGTCCTTGAGGAAATCTATACATTTCAGAAGAGGAATGAGCAGAAAAG CGTCCTACTTTTCCCACCTCTTCCAAGTCGACTCCGCTTCTTGATTCACAAAACCATAGAGGACCACACCGACCTCAGCACCTTTTCTGTGGGTGGTGGCTGGGCCCGCAGAACCGTTCTCTGCTATTCTCATCTCAG GTTACATTCAGAAGAGGATTGCAGAGATGCCGAGCAAATTTCCTATGAGCCACCACATCATCGGAGCAACAGAATGGGAGACAGATTCAACAACCGACCGCCAGAAAACAAGTCTAACGACAGAAGAGCAGCCAGACGGCCAGACAAGCCTATTTACGTCCCACGTGTCTTGCGGCAGAAGGTGTCTGAAAACTCAGCAGATTTCGAACAACAGAATCTCAACCCTTTTGGCAACAGATCAGAGGATTCCACGAAGGAAACGCTTGTGGCCAATCCCGAGCCAGAAGTGAACGGCACTGACCAATCACTGGATGATCAGGAATTTGTGTTGCTTTCGAGCTCTGGGTCTTCATATTTTCCTCCTGCTTGGGACCAGACTGTGTCTTTATTTACATCCATGACATTAGACGACCAAGAAGATTGTGGCAATCACTCGCTCCAGGAACCTGACAGTGAAGACGATGAAAAATTGTATTCTGAG ATCAAAGCCAACCTGAAAGATGAAGACGTTGTCATAAAGGATGCCTGTAATAATTACTCCGGTTATGTAACCATCTGGCTCAACCAAAATGAGTTTTCCCACGTCATCGAGATCTACGACTTTCCCAGCATGTTTAAAACGGACGACCTCCTCGATGCTTTTGCAAGCTACAG tgAGGGGGGCATGAAGATCAAGTGGATAGATAACACTCATGCACTCGGTATATTTTCAAGTCCGTCAGCAG CTACACAGGCGCTCTCCCTTAAGCATCCATTACTAAAGGCACGTCCTCTATCAGAGGGGAGCCAGAAAGCAAAGTGGAAAGCTAACAGACGAGCAG AATTTATCCAACCGGTGAAGGAGAGGCCGCGAACAGACACACAAGTGGCTCGCAGGATGGTGACCAGGGCACTGGGTTTAAGAGGAGGATCAAGAGGCCGAGGAGGATCAAGAGGGCAAATATAA
- the golga7 gene encoding golgin subfamily A member 7, with product MAETHSLQDLRQAAVASKVFVQRDYTSGTICKFQTKFPSELESRIDKQQFEETMQTLNNLYAEAEKLGGRSYMEGCLACLTAYTIFLCMETHYEKVLKKIAKYIQEQNEKIYAPLGLLLTDPIERGLRVVEITIFEDRSIGSR from the exons ATGGCGGAG ACGCACAGCTTGCAAGACCTACGGCAAGCCGCCGTCGCCTCCAAGGTTTTCGTTCAGAGAGATTACACCTCTGGCACCATCTGCAAGTTTCAGACCAAGTTTCCATCAGAGCTGGAAAGCAGG ATTGATAAGCAACAGTTTGAAGAGACCATGCAGACGCTGAATAATCTGTATGCCGAGGCAGAGAAACTGGGAGGAAGGTCATATATGGAGGGCTGTCTGGCCTGCCTCACTGCGTACACAATCTTTCTTTGCATGGAGACCCATTATGAAAAG GTGCTGAAAAAGATCGCCAAGTACATCCAGGAGCAAAATGAGAAGATATATGCTCCTCTTGGGCTTCTCTTGACTGACCCTATAGAGAGAGGACTCAGAGTT GTGGAGATTACTATTTTTGAGGATAGAAGTATTGGCTCAAGATAA
- the sfrp1b gene encoding secreted frizzled-related protein 1b: MKNFIPNLWIVLVLLPSLKAVDYDDDFNWKLDMESHGNGKTPACMDIPKDLRLCYDVGYNKMMLPNLLDHESIMDVKMQAIGWVPLVHKACHPSTQLLLCSLFAPVCLERPLYPCRWLCEAVRDKCAPLMESFGFAWPEMLNCDKFPQDDLCISMNETSSNISKPAGQPSVCPPCDNEMNADAILEHMCASEFAIKAKIKEVKIENLDRKVILQKRRKPLRPVTLKKEELKKLVLYLKNGANCNCQQLDNHGKFYLIMGRLVGKQHILTGIHKWDKSSQEFKKVLKKLKSHKCPEFEGVFK; the protein is encoded by the exons ATGAAGAACTTTATCCCCAACCTGTGGATCGTTTTGGTTCTCCTTCCTTCGCTTAAAGCTGTCGACTATGATGATGACTTCAATTGGAAACTGGATATGGAGAGCCACGGTAACGGCAAAACCCCAGCGTGTATGGACATTCCCAAGGACCTGAGATTATGTTATGATGTGGGCTACAACAAAATGATGCTTCCCAATTTACTGGATCACGAAAGCATAATGGATGTGAAGATGCAAGCAATCGGCTGGGTTCCTCTGGTACACAAAGCCTGTCACCCAAGCACGCAATTGTTACTGTGCTCGCTCTTTGCGCCCGTATGCCTGGAGAGACCCTTATATCCGTGCCGATGGCTCTGTGAGGCTGTCCGGGACAAGTGCGCGCCTTTAATGGAGTCATTTGGGTTCGCGTGGCCTGAAATGCTGAATTGTGACAAGTTCCCCCAGGACGATTTGTGCATTTCCATGAACGAGACCAGCAGCAATATCTCCAAACCCGCAG gCCAGCCTTCTGTGTGTCCACCATGTGACAACGAAATGAATGCAGATGCAATTCTGGAGCACATGTGTGCCAGTGAATTcg CAATCAAGGCGAAGATTAAGGAGGTGAAAATAGAGAACTTGGACAGAAAAgtcattctgcagaaaaggaggaaGCCGTTGAGACCTGTAACCCTGAAAAAGGAGGAACTGAAGAAGCTTGTTCTTTACCTGAAAAATGGGGCAAACTGTAATTGCCAACAACTTGACAACCATGGAAAATTCTACTTAATTATGGGTCGCTTGGTTGGAAAACAGCATATTCTGACTGGAATTCACAAGTGGGACAAATCAAGTCAAGAATTTAAGAAGGtccttaaaaaacttaaaagcCATAAATGTCCAGAATTTGAAGGAGTGTTTAAATGA